The following are from one region of the Populus trichocarpa isolate Nisqually-1 chromosome 8, P.trichocarpa_v4.1, whole genome shotgun sequence genome:
- the LOC7482859 gene encoding uncharacterized protein LOC7482859 isoform X1: MEKVCEFCMALRPVVYCNADAAYLCLSCDAKVHSANALFNRHLRTLLCDSCRNHPAYAQCLDHRMLMCLGCDRCLHEVSSHHQKRLVSSYLGCPSAKDFASLWGFEFGDLDKSIVKDQLVSTPCSSSVQPSASKFDIPGKSCQQIGRSSRKSRVIHSTLVSGAESDVGSGNQRPELSYKGPQQESTCFILEQILDLKRLDVNNNTPMKRGQEQKNISSMLNTSKKLDYNLNHSQHSQDLVTILQQADCQRQGLKVDSLPLPFSQPEHLPFFSTAANALPGESFWPCKSPIENSQLWSQNMQDLGVCEDIICHDDDYIIPDVDKTFCNFEEFFGGDQDPIGAFLDENDFSCSFIEKDMPPEKSNNSDGRARKDASVTSSVYISCSVHIDNDKDPSNQAYNFPGSLDPAQTIRSPYSRYSISSHDAESRSNEYLDSELSPYISNGEASCYSPDLEDAHTEARENAMMRYKEKKKARMQDKQIRYTSRKPKNDVRKRGNG; this comes from the exons atggaGAAAGTTTGCGAATTCTGCATGGCCTTGAGGCCAGTCGTTTACTGTAACGCTGATGCAGCATATCTTTGCCTTTCCTGCGATGCAAAGGTCCATTCAGCTAATGCACTTTTTAACCGGCATCTCCGTACCCTCCTATGTGACTCATGCAGGAACCATCCAGCTTACGCTCAGTGTTTGGACCACCGGATGCTGATGTGTCTTGGCTGTGATCGGTGCCTGCATGAGGTCTCCTCCCACCATCAGAAACGGCTAGTCAGTAGCTACTTAGGATGCCCTTCTGCTAAAGATTTTGCATCACTTTGGGGTTTTGAATTTGGGGATTTGGATAAAAGTATTGTTAAAGATCAACTAGTTTCCACCCCATGCTCTTCATCTGTGCAGCCTAGTGCATCAAAATTTGACATTCCAGGGAAGTCTTGCCAACAAATTGGACGGTCTTCAAGAAAATCTAGAGTGATTCACTCAACTTTGGTCTCTGGTGCAGAGTCTGATGTTGGATCAGGCAATCAACGACCTGAG tTATCGTACAAAGGTCCACAGCAGGAAAGTACCTGCTTTATTCTGGAACAGATTCTTGATTTGAAAAGGCTTGATGTCAACAACAATACTCCTATGAAACGtggtcaagaacaaaaaaacatttcttcaaTGCTGAATACCTCAAAGAAGCTTGACTACAATCTCAATCATTCACAACATTCTCAAGATCTTGTTACCATTCTTCAACAAGCTGACTGCCAACGTCAGGGTCTAAAAGTGGATTCTTTGCCTTTGCCATTTTCTCAGCCAGAACATTTACCTTTCTTTTCAACTGCCGCAAATGCTTTGCCTGGAGAATCCTTTTGGCCATGCAAAAGTCCAATAGAGAATAGTCAG TTGTGGTCTCAAAATATGCAAGACCTTGGGGTTTGTGAAGACATTATTTGCCATGATGATGATTATATCATTCCTGATGTGGATAAAACATTTTGCAACTTTGAAGAATTCTTTGGGGGTGATCAAGATCCAATTGGAGCATTTCTTGATGAGAATGATTTCTCATGCTCCTTCATTGAGAAGGATATGCCTCCTGAGAAATCCAATAACAGTGATGGAAGAGCAAGGAAG GATGCTTCTGTTACTTCATCTGTTTACATAAGCTGCTCTGTTCACATTGACAATGACAAGGATCCTTCCAACCAAGCTTATAACTTTCCTGGAAGTCTTGATCCTGCTCAGACAATCAGGTCTCCTTATTCAAGATACTCCATTTCAAGTCATGATGCTGAAAGCAGGAGTAATGAATATCTTGACAGTGAACTTTCACCATATATATCTAATGGTGAAGCATCATGCTATTCACCCGACCTTGAGGATGCACATACAGAGGCCCGAGAAAATGCAATGATGAGGtacaaagagaagaaaaaggctCGGAT gcAAGACAAGCAAATTCGATATACTTCTAGGAAACCTAAGAATGATGTACGGAAGCGTGGAAATGGCTGA
- the LOC7482859 gene encoding putative zinc finger protein At1g68190 isoform X3: protein MEKVCEFCMALRPVVYCNADAAYLCLSCDAKVHSANALFNRHLRTLLCDSCRNHPAYAQCLDHRMLMCLGCDRCLHEVSSHHQKRLVSSYLGCPSAKDFASLWGFEFGDLDKSIVKDQLVSTPCSSSVQPSASKFDIPGKSCQQIGRSSRKSRVIHSTLVSGAESDVGSGNQRPELWSQNMQDLGVCEDIICHDDDYIIPDVDKTFCNFEEFFGGDQDPIGAFLDENDFSCSFIEKDMPPEKSNNSDGRARKDASVTSSVYISCSVHIDNDKDPSNQAYNFPGSLDPAQTIRSPYSRYSISSHDAESRSNEYLDSELSPYISNGEASCYSPDLEDAHTEARENAMMRYKEKKKARMQDKQIRYTSRKPKNDVRKRGNG, encoded by the exons atggaGAAAGTTTGCGAATTCTGCATGGCCTTGAGGCCAGTCGTTTACTGTAACGCTGATGCAGCATATCTTTGCCTTTCCTGCGATGCAAAGGTCCATTCAGCTAATGCACTTTTTAACCGGCATCTCCGTACCCTCCTATGTGACTCATGCAGGAACCATCCAGCTTACGCTCAGTGTTTGGACCACCGGATGCTGATGTGTCTTGGCTGTGATCGGTGCCTGCATGAGGTCTCCTCCCACCATCAGAAACGGCTAGTCAGTAGCTACTTAGGATGCCCTTCTGCTAAAGATTTTGCATCACTTTGGGGTTTTGAATTTGGGGATTTGGATAAAAGTATTGTTAAAGATCAACTAGTTTCCACCCCATGCTCTTCATCTGTGCAGCCTAGTGCATCAAAATTTGACATTCCAGGGAAGTCTTGCCAACAAATTGGACGGTCTTCAAGAAAATCTAGAGTGATTCACTCAACTTTGGTCTCTGGTGCAGAGTCTGATGTTGGATCAGGCAATCAACGACCTGAG TTGTGGTCTCAAAATATGCAAGACCTTGGGGTTTGTGAAGACATTATTTGCCATGATGATGATTATATCATTCCTGATGTGGATAAAACATTTTGCAACTTTGAAGAATTCTTTGGGGGTGATCAAGATCCAATTGGAGCATTTCTTGATGAGAATGATTTCTCATGCTCCTTCATTGAGAAGGATATGCCTCCTGAGAAATCCAATAACAGTGATGGAAGAGCAAGGAAG GATGCTTCTGTTACTTCATCTGTTTACATAAGCTGCTCTGTTCACATTGACAATGACAAGGATCCTTCCAACCAAGCTTATAACTTTCCTGGAAGTCTTGATCCTGCTCAGACAATCAGGTCTCCTTATTCAAGATACTCCATTTCAAGTCATGATGCTGAAAGCAGGAGTAATGAATATCTTGACAGTGAACTTTCACCATATATATCTAATGGTGAAGCATCATGCTATTCACCCGACCTTGAGGATGCACATACAGAGGCCCGAGAAAATGCAATGATGAGGtacaaagagaagaaaaaggctCGGAT gcAAGACAAGCAAATTCGATATACTTCTAGGAAACCTAAGAATGATGTACGGAAGCGTGGAAATGGCTGA
- the LOC7482859 gene encoding putative zinc finger protein At1g68190 isoform X2 — MLMCLGCDRCLHEVSSHHQKRLVSSYLGCPSAKDFASLWGFEFGDLDKSIVKDQLVSTPCSSSVQPSASKFDIPGKSCQQIGRSSRKSRVIHSTLVSGAESDVGSGNQRPELSYKGPQQESTCFILEQILDLKRLDVNNNTPMKRGQEQKNISSMLNTSKKLDYNLNHSQHSQDLVTILQQADCQRQGLKVDSLPLPFSQPEHLPFFSTAANALPGESFWPCKSPIENSQLWSQNMQDLGVCEDIICHDDDYIIPDVDKTFCNFEEFFGGDQDPIGAFLDENDFSCSFIEKDMPPEKSNNSDGRARKDASVTSSVYISCSVHIDNDKDPSNQAYNFPGSLDPAQTIRSPYSRYSISSHDAESRSNEYLDSELSPYISNGEASCYSPDLEDAHTEARENAMMRYKEKKKARMQDKQIRYTSRKPKNDVRKRGNG; from the exons ATGCTGATGTGTCTTGGCTGTGATCGGTGCCTGCATGAGGTCTCCTCCCACCATCAGAAACGGCTAGTCAGTAGCTACTTAGGATGCCCTTCTGCTAAAGATTTTGCATCACTTTGGGGTTTTGAATTTGGGGATTTGGATAAAAGTATTGTTAAAGATCAACTAGTTTCCACCCCATGCTCTTCATCTGTGCAGCCTAGTGCATCAAAATTTGACATTCCAGGGAAGTCTTGCCAACAAATTGGACGGTCTTCAAGAAAATCTAGAGTGATTCACTCAACTTTGGTCTCTGGTGCAGAGTCTGATGTTGGATCAGGCAATCAACGACCTGAG tTATCGTACAAAGGTCCACAGCAGGAAAGTACCTGCTTTATTCTGGAACAGATTCTTGATTTGAAAAGGCTTGATGTCAACAACAATACTCCTATGAAACGtggtcaagaacaaaaaaacatttcttcaaTGCTGAATACCTCAAAGAAGCTTGACTACAATCTCAATCATTCACAACATTCTCAAGATCTTGTTACCATTCTTCAACAAGCTGACTGCCAACGTCAGGGTCTAAAAGTGGATTCTTTGCCTTTGCCATTTTCTCAGCCAGAACATTTACCTTTCTTTTCAACTGCCGCAAATGCTTTGCCTGGAGAATCCTTTTGGCCATGCAAAAGTCCAATAGAGAATAGTCAG TTGTGGTCTCAAAATATGCAAGACCTTGGGGTTTGTGAAGACATTATTTGCCATGATGATGATTATATCATTCCTGATGTGGATAAAACATTTTGCAACTTTGAAGAATTCTTTGGGGGTGATCAAGATCCAATTGGAGCATTTCTTGATGAGAATGATTTCTCATGCTCCTTCATTGAGAAGGATATGCCTCCTGAGAAATCCAATAACAGTGATGGAAGAGCAAGGAAG GATGCTTCTGTTACTTCATCTGTTTACATAAGCTGCTCTGTTCACATTGACAATGACAAGGATCCTTCCAACCAAGCTTATAACTTTCCTGGAAGTCTTGATCCTGCTCAGACAATCAGGTCTCCTTATTCAAGATACTCCATTTCAAGTCATGATGCTGAAAGCAGGAGTAATGAATATCTTGACAGTGAACTTTCACCATATATATCTAATGGTGAAGCATCATGCTATTCACCCGACCTTGAGGATGCACATACAGAGGCCCGAGAAAATGCAATGATGAGGtacaaagagaagaaaaaggctCGGAT gcAAGACAAGCAAATTCGATATACTTCTAGGAAACCTAAGAATGATGTACGGAAGCGTGGAAATGGCTGA
- the LOC7482860 gene encoding LOW QUALITY PROTEIN: alkane hydroxylase MAH1 (The sequence of the model RefSeq protein was modified relative to this genomic sequence to represent the inferred CDS: deleted 1 base in 1 codon), which translates to MVAESILAIAFFLVLICLFRSKNGLPWNWPLLGMSPTLLLNSHRFYELADEILEISGGTYLFKGLWFSNMDMWFTSDPENVHYITTTNYWNYPKGPESMQVFDTLGNSLFNLDFEEWTYYRGLLHGFFSHQKFHQFVPKVLVDNVNKGLVPFLEDVAKQALVVDLQDMFKRHIYDAACAIATGYNPKTLSIGFEENAFVRAMDDACVAMLTRHILPGRCWKLLRWLQIGSEKRLSVAKGTLRQIVTNYYMATKREELSAGAKTKEDEETFDVLRSFLTINDVNDKEHPDEIVRDSTIGIIFAAYDTSSATLSWFFWLLSKNPHVETKIREELDSNFSVKEGQNWQLNSRKELSKLVYLHATLCETLRLYPPVPLQRRTPVRPDIFPSGHHVDPKAIVVLSGYAIGRMARVWGQDCHEFKPERWINEKGDLKYERSAKFFTFNAGPRICPGKEMAFSIMKAAAATILYNYHVQVVETRPVTPKASIILQMKHGLRARICSRWT; encoded by the exons ATGGTAGCAGAATCCATTTTGGCCATTGCTTTCTTTCTCGTCCTCATTTGCTTGTTTAGAAGCAAAAATGGCCTTCCATGGAACTGGCCCCTCCTTGGCATGTCCCCAACGCTTCTTCTCAACTCTCACCGGTTTTACGAACTAGCTGATGAAATTCTCGAGATAAGCGGAGGTACTTATTTATTCAAAGGTCTTTGGTTTTCAAACATGGATATGTGGTTCACAAGCGATCCAGAAAATGTGCACTACATAACAACAACAAACTACTGGAATTACCCCAAAGGGCCTGAGTCGATGCAGGTGTTTGATACCCTGGGAAATTCGCTTTTCAATTTGGATTTCGAGGAGTGGACTTACTATAGAGGACTCCTCCATGGCTTTTTCAGTCACCAGAAGTTTCACCAATTCGTTCCGAAGGTTTTGGTTGACAATGTGAACAAAGGTCTGGTGCCATTTCTTGAGGACGTAGCAAAACAGGCTTTGGTGGTGGATTTGCAAGATATGTTTAAAAGGCATATATACGATGCTGCTTGCGCGATAGCTACTGGATATAACCCCAAAACCCTCTCCATTGGTTTTGAGGAAAATGCATTCGTAAGGGCCATGGATGATGCCTGTGTAGCAATGTTAACTAGGCACATCTTGCCAGGGAGATGCTGGAAGTTGCTAAGGTGGTTACAGATTGGAAGTGAAAAGAGACTAAGTGTTGCAAAGGGTACTTTACGTCAAATTgtaacaaattat tatatggcAACAAAGAGAGAGGAACTTAGTGCAGGAGCCAAAACAAAGGAAGACGAAGAGACCTTCGATGTGTTGCGATCTTTCTTGACTATAAATGATGTCAATGACAAAGAACACCCTGATGAAATTGTAAGAGACAGTACCATAGGTATTATTTTTGCAGCATATGACACCTCCAGTGCAACTCTCTCTTGGTTCTTCTGGCTTCTTTCAAAGAATCCGCATGTCGAAACTAAAATCAGAGAAGAGCTTGACTCCAATTTCTCAGTGAAGGAAGGTCAAAATTGGCAGCTAAATAGCAGAAAAGAGTTGAGCAAGCTGGTTTATCTCCATGCTACCTTGTGTGAAACGCTAAGGCTATACCCGCCAGTTCCTCTCCAGAGAAGGACTCCAGTTAGACCTGACATTTTTCCAAGCGGTCACCATGTAGATCCAAAGGCTATTGTTGTTTTGTCAGGATATGCAATTGGAAGGATGGCTAGGGTATGGGGACAGGATTGCCATGAATTCAAGCCTGAGAGATGGATCAATGAGAAAGGAGATCTTAAATATGAAAGATCGGCCAAGTTCTTTACCTTCAACGCAGGACCTAGGATTTGTCCAGGGAAGGAGATGGCGTTTAGTATCATGAAGGCCGCCGCTGCAACTATTCTTTATAACTACCATGTTCAAGTTGTGGAAACCCGCCCTGTGACCCCCAAAGCTAGTATAATTCTTCAAATGAAACATGGTTTGAGGGCTAGGATTTGCAGTAGATGGACTTGA